Proteins encoded by one window of Sulfurospirillum barnesii SES-3:
- the mobB gene encoding molybdopterin-guanine dinucleotide biosynthesis protein B, translating to MKSLAVAFTGPSDSGKTTLILKVASLLKEHYSLAIIKNDPSDKAHFDVEGKDSWRFSQTGAEVVVTSPTRTTLFSKRQKSLDEIIDMLGDFDFLLVEGLKNLPLPRIAIFRNKLNEDYFECSDAIAVDESVCLSDYVIPEHIAILDLNNPEHVVAWIEKNAKKVK from the coding sequence ATGAAATCCTTAGCCGTTGCCTTTACTGGACCCTCAGATAGCGGAAAAACGACCCTTATTCTTAAAGTTGCTAGCCTTTTAAAAGAGCATTATTCCCTTGCTATCATCAAAAATGACCCTAGCGATAAAGCACACTTTGATGTAGAGGGTAAAGACAGTTGGAGATTTTCACAAACAGGTGCTGAAGTGGTCGTAACATCGCCCACACGTACCACGCTCTTTTCAAAACGCCAAAAAAGTTTGGATGAGATTATTGACATGCTCGGTGATTTTGACTTTTTATTGGTCGAGGGACTTAAAAATCTTCCTCTGCCTCGTATTGCTATTTTTCGCAATAAACTCAATGAAGATTATTTTGAGTGTTCTGATGCAATTGCAGTGGATGAGAGTGTGTGTTTAAGTGATTATGTTATTCCTGAACACATTGCTATTTTAGACCTTAATAACCCTGAGCACGTGGTGGCTTGGATAGAAAAAAATGCTAAGAAAGTGAAATAA
- a CDS encoding lytic transglycosylase domain-containing protein: MRCKFLIGTLFCLLAFSPLFANEGVDFSFFKDKPQSLAKDFYMYEYLQKESTTPEEAKALFGMVHTMNLRFFHLFAKKMDNPEFKKISQCIDLDITSLMKEDDACLNIGINAAKLTSLPKTQLKLIKPRLTHNKELQKLIPIMESENVYESALNSDIETFLNLYNGSITAYKLANFNQHILPKEHLDRLSNHPRFNQLVYNTVQNDKLDKVQQSLLHVNPSLHVNAKSLFYLGLNALKYHEKNKALAFFEHAIERAKKQEEKDKALFWQYLTSYNAQYLQKLAKSSDINLYSLFAFETLGVPLKNILSPKLEGTHPSFDVSDPFAWVKEMNKASRMNHDEVEAFAQSFKYANTLPHYCYLMERATRYSKHYYPIPYPEEIADYSIHRQALMLAIARQESRFLPSVVSTSYALGMMQFMPFVARDIAQKEKLASFDIRAMFHPHIAYLFGNIHLNFLERNLMHPLFVAYAYNGGLGFTKRHLQAGAFSQGAYEPFWSMETMINEESREYGKKVLANYVVYRHLLGDDVSINNLFEILLKPSLSDRFRN; encoded by the coding sequence ATGCGCTGTAAATTTCTCATTGGCACGCTTTTTTGCCTTTTAGCCTTTAGCCCATTGTTTGCCAACGAAGGGGTGGATTTTTCATTTTTTAAAGACAAACCCCAATCCTTAGCAAAAGATTTTTACATGTACGAATACCTCCAAAAAGAGAGCACGACACCTGAGGAAGCCAAAGCGCTGTTTGGCATGGTTCACACCATGAATCTTCGTTTTTTCCATCTTTTTGCTAAAAAAATGGATAACCCTGAATTTAAAAAAATCTCACAGTGTATTGACCTTGATATTACCAGCCTCATGAAAGAAGATGATGCGTGTTTGAATATTGGTATTAACGCTGCAAAACTGACCTCTTTACCCAAAACACAGCTCAAACTCATTAAACCCCGTTTAACACACAACAAAGAACTTCAAAAACTCATTCCTATCATGGAGAGTGAGAACGTCTATGAAAGTGCGCTCAACAGTGACATAGAGACATTTTTAAACCTCTACAACGGTAGTATTACAGCCTATAAACTTGCCAATTTCAATCAGCACATCCTTCCAAAAGAGCATTTGGACAGACTTTCAAATCACCCACGCTTTAACCAATTGGTTTACAATACCGTTCAAAACGATAAACTAGACAAAGTCCAACAATCACTCTTACATGTAAATCCCTCGTTACATGTAAACGCTAAATCCCTTTTTTATTTGGGACTCAATGCCCTCAAATACCATGAGAAAAATAAAGCACTTGCCTTTTTTGAACACGCCATCGAAAGAGCAAAGAAGCAAGAAGAAAAAGACAAAGCCCTCTTTTGGCAATACCTTACAAGCTATAATGCCCAATACCTACAAAAACTTGCAAAAAGCAGTGATATTAACCTCTACTCTTTATTTGCTTTTGAAACACTGGGTGTGCCTTTAAAAAATATTCTTTCTCCTAAACTTGAGGGAACCCATCCTAGCTTTGATGTAAGTGACCCTTTTGCATGGGTCAAAGAGATGAATAAAGCCTCACGGATGAATCACGACGAGGTGGAAGCGTTTGCACAAAGCTTTAAATACGCCAATACCTTACCGCACTATTGTTACTTAATGGAGCGAGCGACACGCTACAGCAAACACTATTACCCTATTCCTTATCCTGAAGAAATCGCAGATTATTCCATTCATCGACAAGCACTTATGCTAGCGATTGCTCGTCAAGAGAGTCGTTTTTTACCCTCTGTCGTCTCAACCTCTTATGCGCTGGGGATGATGCAATTTATGCCTTTTGTCGCACGAGATATTGCACAAAAAGAGAAACTTGCCTCTTTTGATATTCGAGCTATGTTTCACCCGCATATTGCCTATCTTTTTGGGAATATTCATCTTAATTTTTTAGAACGAAACCTCATGCATCCCCTTTTTGTCGCTTACGCTTACAATGGAGGACTTGGTTTTACCAAACGCCACCTGCAAGCAGGCGCTTTTTCACAAGGAGCGTATGAGCCTTTTTGGAGTATGGAGACGATGATTAACGAAGAGAGCCGTGAATACGGTAAAAAAGTGCTGGCAAATTATGTCGTGTATCGCCATTTATTAGGCGATGATGTTTCGATTAATAATCTTTTCGAAATCCTACTGAAACCCTCTTTGAGTGATCGGTTTCGAAACTAA
- a CDS encoding YggT family protein, translating into MIVLATLIEAFATILHTLINIYIWVVIIAALITFVRPDPYNPIVQILFRLTNPVYAFIRKFVPTLIGGVDLAPLIVILVLQFVDLFAVKLLFALANAL; encoded by the coding sequence ATGATTGTTTTAGCAACCCTGATTGAGGCATTTGCCACTATCTTACATACGTTAATTAATATATATATTTGGGTGGTGATTATTGCAGCACTGATTACCTTTGTACGACCTGATCCGTACAATCCCATTGTGCAGATTCTCTTTCGTTTAACCAACCCTGTTTATGCTTTTATTCGTAAATTCGTTCCAACGCTGATTGGTGGAGTCGATTTAGCCCCGTTAATTGTCATTTTAGTCCTTCAATTTGTTGACTTATTTGCGGTTAAACTCTTATTTGCCCTTGCCAATGCGCTGTAA
- a CDS encoding glutamate--tRNA ligase family protein, translated as MVRFSVAPTHDILVSELRIALLSALYAQQKNLPLIVRMEDGKRSEEMERREDELLEILSLFGISYSQLYYQSNNFKYHLQFASTLLDRKKAFICFCAEDKASPYDGACEPLSNEEILNNPSPFVIRMKPSSTTSDSFTIMQRDKYPTAIFARACDDMLQGVSTLIREESHKEDASKESLVREALGYEEALNYLYVPNLENAERWSVKALLDEGFMPEAIARYLLALGTEWQRCEEQTNTPVAFEKEALRQMNRACIQNLSDMELSKRLGYACENIGKLAKLYTNTLNTTAEIKVKIDAIFSKKEPLCGFETESKTLQKLILEAPYFESYDAFEAYLAEKSALKAEAFFTPLYVLFMGEKSGLALAQTYPFLKNYLKEIVR; from the coding sequence ATGGTTAGATTTTCAGTTGCGCCTACCCATGATATTTTGGTGAGTGAGCTTCGCATCGCTCTTTTGAGTGCTCTTTATGCCCAGCAAAAAAACCTACCGTTGATTGTACGCATGGAAGATGGCAAACGAAGCGAGGAGATGGAGAGAAGAGAGGATGAACTTTTAGAAATTTTATCGCTTTTTGGTATCTCATATAGCCAACTCTACTACCAAAGCAATAATTTTAAGTACCATCTCCAATTTGCCTCCACGCTGTTGGATAGAAAAAAAGCCTTTATCTGTTTTTGCGCTGAAGATAAAGCTTCACCCTATGATGGAGCCTGTGAGCCTTTAAGTAATGAAGAGATTTTAAACAATCCTAGCCCTTTTGTGATTCGCATGAAACCCTCTTCCACAACGAGCGATAGCTTTACCATCATGCAAAGAGACAAATACCCAACTGCCATTTTTGCTAGGGCGTGTGATGATATGCTTCAAGGTGTCAGTACCCTCATTCGTGAAGAGTCACACAAGGAAGATGCCTCCAAAGAGAGTCTGGTAAGAGAAGCATTGGGCTACGAAGAAGCTTTAAACTATCTTTACGTTCCAAACCTTGAAAACGCTGAGAGATGGAGCGTGAAAGCACTTTTGGATGAAGGATTTATGCCAGAGGCGATTGCTCGGTATCTTTTAGCACTTGGTACAGAATGGCAACGTTGCGAAGAGCAAACCAACACGCCTGTGGCGTTTGAGAAAGAAGCACTGCGCCAAATGAACAGAGCGTGCATTCAAAATCTCAGTGATATGGAGCTTTCAAAACGCCTAGGCTATGCCTGTGAGAACATTGGAAAACTGGCAAAACTGTACACCAACACGCTAAATACCACTGCGGAGATAAAGGTCAAAATAGACGCTATTTTTTCGAAAAAAGAGCCTTTATGTGGGTTTGAAACGGAGAGTAAAACGCTTCAAAAACTCATTTTAGAAGCGCCTTATTTTGAAAGTTATGATGCTTTTGAAGCCTATTTGGCAGAAAAAAGTGCTTTAAAAGCTGAAGCATTTTTCACACCGCTTTACGTTTTATTTATGGGAGAAAAGAGTGGTTTAGCCCTTGCTCAAACCTACCCTTTTCTTAAAAATTATCTTAAGGAGATTGTTCGATGA